CATTTTGGTTGTTGTTCATACTTACAGTGTCGTTAAGGGAACGGAAATGATACGGATCATTTCCGCCCGCAAAGCGACGCGAAGGGAGAAAAGGCAATATGAAGAAGGAATATGATTTTTCAAAATCGGTGAGGGGGAAATTTTATCGGCCGAAAAAAGTCCAAAAAACCATCCGCCTGGACAAGGAGGTTATCGGCTACTATCAAAAGATGGCCAGAAAAAACGGCATTCCCTATCAGACAATCATCAATCTCACGCTCAAGAAATTCATGGCCGAAAAAGGGGGCATCTTTCTCAAGGCGGCATGAAGCCGGTTTTGTTTCATTTTTATTTCTGGTCCGTTGCCTGCCCGCCGGCCTGTCCGCCCATGTTTGTCCTTGCGACCGGGCCGGTTTCAAAGAGACAAACCGCTCCCG
This genomic stretch from Deltaproteobacteria bacterium harbors:
- a CDS encoding BrnA antitoxin family protein — protein: MKKEYDFSKSVRGKFYRPKKVQKTIRLDKEVIGYYQKMARKNGIPYQTIINLTLKKFMAEKGGIFLKAA